The following DNA comes from Cellulophaga sp. HaHa_2_95.
AAGATTTAGCGGAATACGGAATTAGAGTAAACGCAGTTTCTCCTGGAACTATTGATACTCCTTTCCATGCACAGATTAAAGCAACTAAGCCAGAAGTTTTTGCTTCATGGGCAAATAATATTATGTTAGGAAGATTAGGTCAGCCAGAAGATGTAGCTGGTGTTATTTCTTTCCTAGCAAGTAAAGATGCTTCTTTTATTACTGCTGAAACTATCCAAATTGGTGGTGGTCAAGCTTTAGGAATCTAATATTGAAATCTATTTATAGAAAAGGATAATGAGTAAATTTGAAGGTAAAGTAGCGGTTGTTACAGGAGGTTCTAGAGATATTGGTAGAGCTATATCAATTAAATTAGCAAAAGAAGGTGCTAAGGTAGTGGTCAACTACAATAGTTCTGAAACTGGAGCTAATGAAACGGTTGCTGAAATCAAATCTTTTGGAGGTGAAGCCATTGCTGTTAAAGCTGATGTGTCTAAATTAGAAGACATCAAGAATTTAAAAGCAAAAACAATTGAAGCATTTGGAGAAAACGTACATATTTTAGTTAATAATGCTGGTGGTCTTTTTGCACGTAAAACGTTGCAGGAACTAGATGAATCATTTTATGACTTGCTTATGAATGTTAACTTTAAGTCTACTGTATTTGTAACGCAAGCCTTTGAACCTTTGATGAGTAAAGGATCAGCTATCGTAAACCTTTCTTCGCAAGCAGCAAGAGATGGTGGAGGTGGTGGATCTTCCTTGTACGCTTCTTCTAAAGGAGCTGTTACTACATTTACTAGAGCAATGGCAAAAGAACTAGGTCCTAAAGGAATTAGAGTTAATGCCCTTTGTCCTGGTTTAATAGGTACAAAATTTCATGATGACTTTACTAAAGACGAAATTCGTGTTAAAGTAGCGGCAGGAACACCTTTGAGAAGAGAGGGCTCTGCTGCTGAAGTAGCAGATTTAGTTGCTTATTTAGCTTCTGATGAAGCATCATTTATCTCTGGGAATAATATGGATATAAATGGAGGGTTAGCATTTAGTTAGTCATTACCTTTTTAAAGTCTTAAAGCTACAAGCTTGAAAATTTAATTTCTTGCTTGTAGCTTTTTTTATTACTTAATTTTAGAGGAATCTCTAATAATTAGCTCAGCTTGTAAAATTTGCTTATGAAGTGTTTGTTTCAAATCTGCCGCATCAACATGTTTTAAAAAGGTTTCAGCTGCCAATTTGCCAATTTCAGTACTATGTTGGTTAATACTAGATAAGGTAGGAGTTACCATTCCTGTAAATGGTTCATCGCCAAAGCCAACGAGAGCAATATCATTTGGGATATCAATATTATTTTCTTGTAACACTTGTAAGGCACCTAATGCCGCATAATCACTGGCAACATACACCGCATCGGGTCTGTCTTCTAAATCTAGTAGTTGCTGCATTTTTAGTCGACCATCTTCTGTAGTAAGACTACTTTCTATCAGTAAAGCATCATCTGTAGGTAACTTGTGTTTTTTAATAGCATCAATATAACCTCTAATCCGGTTATTAAAAATTCTAGTATGTCTATAACCTCCAATATGCGCAATTCTCTTACAGCCTTGTTGTGTCAAATGCTCTATGATCATATGGCTACTGTCGTAATCATTAATCCCTATATAGTCTACATTTAAATCATTTTCACCGCGGTCAAATAGTATTAGCGGAATACCTTTTGATTTAATTTTCTCATAATAGTCTAAATTAGTAGTTTCATTGGCCATAGAAGCTATGATGCCATCTACTTGAGTAAAGAGTAAAGTATCAATATTTCTACATTCTTTTTGATACGACTCATTTGATTGTGTTATGATAATATTGTACCCTTTTTTATTAAGTACTTCTTCTATATTTTGAATAACGGAGGAGAAAAAATTGCTGTTGGTCCTAGGAACAACAACACCCACTAAATTACTTTTACCTCGCCTTAAAGCACTTGCAAGATGATTAGGCTGATAGTTTAACTCTTTAGCAACTTTTTTAACAGCCTCTTTCGTTTTTGTACTAATTCTAGAATCATCGTGTAATGCTTTAGAAACCGCTGCAGTAGAAATACTTAATGCATTTGCAATATCTTTTATTGTAGTTTTTTTATTTGCCAAGTTTTTCTATATTTGCTTAATCGATTAAACAAATATATTGTAATTAAATTAGGGAATCAAAACTGCTTTAGTATTTAAGAGGTTTTGATTTTTATTTACAGTGTTGCTTAATCGATTAACTAAAGTGATATTTAATTTAAAACAATACCCAAAAAATGAAAAAAGTTGTAACGTTCGGAGAGATTATGCTTCGTTTAGCTCCAGAAGGATTTTTAAGATTTTCACAAGCTAGTAGTTTTGATGTTGTTTACGGTGGAGGAGAATCTAATGTAGCAGTATCTTTAGCTAACTATGGTGTACCTGTAGATTTCGTAACCCGTTTGCCAAAGAATGATATTGGAGAATGCGCAATGATGGAAATGCGTAAGCGTGGTGTAGGCGTTGATAAAATTGTATGGGGTGGTGATCGTTTAGGAATTTATTTCCTAGAAACGGGAGCAGTATCTCGTGGTAGTAAAGTGGTTTATGACCGTGCACACTCTGCAATTTCTGAAATTAAGCCTGGAATGGTAGATTGGAAAGCTGCTTTTAAAGATGTTGCTTGGTTTCATTGGACAGGTATTACACCAGCTATTTCTCAAGGTGCTGCAGATGCATGTTTAGAAGCTGTTAAAATAGCTAGTGAAATGGGTGTCACTATTTCAACTGATTTAAATTATAGAGCAAAATTATGGACCTACTGTGACGATGCTCATAGAGAAAAAGTAATGACGGAATTAACATCTTACTGTGATGTAGTCTTAGGGAACGAAGAAGATGCAGAAAAGCATTTCGGAATTCACCCTGAAGGTTTAGATGTGCATAAAAATGGTCATGATGTAAAAGCAGAAGCATTTTTATCTGTATGCAAGCAAATGATGGAGAAATTTCCAAGAGCTAAAAAAGTTATCACGACTTTGAGAGGTTCTATTTCTGCTTCTCATAATACTTGGGCAGGTGTTTTATATGACGGTACAAAAATGTACGAAACTCGTCAATACCAAATTACAGATATCGTAGATAGAGTAGGTGGAGGAGATTCTTTCATGGGTGGATTAATTTATGGTCTTTTAAAGTACCCTGAAGATGATCAAAATGCATTAGATTTTGCTGTTGCAGCTTCTTGTTTAAAACATACGATTAAAGGTGATGCTAACTTAGCAACTGTTTCAGAAGTTGAAAAACTTATGGGTGGAGATGCTTCTGGTAGAGTAGCTAGATAATTAACAAAAAGATATAAATGGCTTCTAAATCTATATTAATTATTTGTGGCGGAGGCCCAGCACCGGGAATTAATGCTGTAATAAGCACGGTTGCTAAAATCTTTTTAAAAGATGGATACCGAGTTTTAGGCTTGCACGAAGGCTTCAAAGGAATTTTTTCTGATAAGCCAGAAATTAAGGAGTTCGATTTTGCACACGCAGATCGTATTTTTAGTCGTGGTGGATCAACACTTATAATGAGTAGATTTAAGCCTAGTGATGAGAAAATCAACACAGAACTTTTTATTCAGAATAACGTAAAATTGTTAGTTAGTATAGGCGGTGATGACACCGCCTCTACGGCTAATAGAATTACAACGTATCTTTCTAAAGAAAATATTTCTATAGCCAATATCCATGTGCCTAAAACTATAGATAATGATCTTCCTTTACCTGATAGAAATCCTACTTTTGGTTTTCATTCAGCAAAAGATGAAGGTGTTAGAATAGGAAATACCACGTATGAAGATGCGCGTACCAGTCAGAATTGGTTTGTGATGTCTACCATGGGTAGATCCGCCGGTCATTTGGCTTTTGGTATCGCTACAAGTTGTCATTTTCCAATGATGGTTATCCCTGAAATGTTCAATAATACAGAAATTACCTTTGATAAGGTAGTGCGTTTGATTATTTCATCGATGATTAAAAGAAAAATAGAAAACATTAATTACGGCGTAGCTTTAATTAGTGAAGGTGTTTTTCATATTATGCCAGATTCAGAACTTGAAAATTGTGGTATTAATTTTACTTACGATGATCATGGTCATCCAGAGCTTGGTAATGTAAGTAAATCACATATTTTTAATATGTTAGTTCAGCTTAAATTAAAAGAGCTTGGAATTAGTATCAAAAGTAGACCAGTAGAATTAGGTTATGAACTTCGGTGTTGTAGGCCAATTGGTTTTGATTTAACCTTGTGTACCTTATTAGGGTTGGGGGTTAAAAAACTGTATGATGAAGGTATAAGTGGTTGTATAGTTACGGCCAATTCTAAAGGAGAAGTAAGTCCTTTGTATTTAAAAGACTTACAGGATGATGAGGGGAAAATTTCGCCTCGTTTGGTAGATATAAATTCGGAATTTGCAAAGCTATGTTTCCAAAACCTACATTATTTATCAGAGGATGATTTTGATAAGGCTAAAGAGTACGTAGCGCATCCTGAAGAATATTATTTTAATGACATTTTAAAAGAAGCTTAATTATAGTTGATTTTGCTTTAATAATACCCGTTTGGAATCTTAAGGTTATAAAGCGGAATATCTCTAGTAGATCTACTAGATAATTTTTTTGAGAATTTAACTAATAAGAGCGCTGAAACTTTGGTTTCGGCGCTCTTTGCTTAAATAAAATCTAAAAGTTATAGAGGTACGCTAATACCAATACTAATATTTCTTCCAATATTACCTATAGCATCATATTTTAAACGAGATAAATGCGATACATAGTTTTTATTTAGCAGATTATTACCACTAATTCTCAGATCCATTGGACTGTTGAATATGGTTACAGTACCTCCTAATCCAATGCTTAAAAGATTATATCCTTCTGTAGTTGTTTCAAAAAGGCTTATATTATCTTGCTGAAAAACAGATTTTAAGGTGATGAAGGTATAGCCACTAGTGATCCATCCACTACGCTTTGTAAATTCTCCTCTTAGCGTGTTGGTGATACTATTTGCAGGAATTAACGGTAGGTTATCATCATCCTTTAATTTCCCGCGAACGGTTTGAAAGCTACTTTCTAAATGCAACCAATCTAAAGGATGTGGATGAATATGAATTCCTGCTTCTCCACCGTACAAATAGGCATCTTGTTGGTTATATACAAATACTTGATTTCCGTCTATTTCATCACCATTAGGAGCAATGAATATATAGTCATTTATAGTATTATAAAATCCATTTACAAACACTTCAAAATGCTGATTTTTGTATTCTAAAGAAATATCTGTTTGAAAGTTTTGCTCATTTTTTAAATTAGCATTTCCTATTTCGTATCTATTGGTGCCTTCATGTACTCCATTTGAAGTCAATTCAGCAAGGTTTGGGGCTCTAAATCCTGTAGCCAGATTCACTCGCGTAACGAGGTTGTTGGCGAAGTTTACTTTATAGCCTAAAGCTGCGTTAAAACTGCTAAAATCTCTATCTAGAGCGGCGATATATCCTTCTTCTCCTGAAATACCATTGGCATCACCCTTAATGATTCTATGATCATAACGTAAACCTACTTGAATATCATTAAAGTCATTTAAATGTATATGTGAGGTACCAAAAAAGCCAATATCATTTGTTCTCGCATCAGGAACTAAAAGCTCTTCACCAAAATTGCTATTAGTTTGGTGAAGTCCTTGAATACCAACAATAGTTTCTAATGGTCCGTATTTCGGAGTATGATATTGGACATTATAATTAAAAGTATTTAAATTCATATGTAATGCAGCCCCATCTTCGCCTTCTTCAAACTCTTTTCTAATATTAGAGGTATAACCCAAAGTAACGTCCAGACTAGAGGTGTCAAATAGTAAGCTACTTTTAGAACTTAAAATATGGTTATCTATAGTTTGGTTGGGTTCTATGGGTGAGCGGTCGGTACTTTGGTTACCAATTTCTTCTGGAATTCCTAAATTGGAATTATTATAGTTGTAACGTACTTCCGTTTTAAAGTTTGTTGCTTGGTAACCAATACCCGTTTTTAAATCATATTCTTTAAATCTAGAGTTCGTTACACGATCATTACTACCTGTTTTGTAATCGGTATGAGTAGTTAGTGCTCCACGAAGTAAAAATTTAAAATGTTCTGTAGCAGTTTTAATTCCTGCATGTGTATTTATACCTCGTGTATTCGTATAATAATTTAAATTAACATCTCCTTCAGTAGAATTGGGTAGTGAGAATTTTTCAGGATTTAAATACAGTACGCCACCCATGGCATCGGAACCATAGAGTAGGGAAGCAGGGCCTTTAATAACCTCAACACTTTCAATTCCTGCATCATTAACACCTAAACCATGCTCGTCTCCAAATTGTTGGTTTTCTAAACGTATTCCCTGTGTATATACAAGTACTCTGTTGGCATTCAAACCTCTTATGACAGGTTTACCTATACCAATGCCGGTAGAGACACTTTCTACACCAGCAATACGTGCAATCCCATCGGCTAAGGTTATGGAGCCTTTGTTTTTCAAATCGGCAATATTTGCGTATTCTACTTTCATTACATTTTCACTTTGTAATTTGTGAAAAGGTGTAGAAACAATAATTTCTTCCATTTCAATAGCACTTTCGTTTAATGAAAGATCATAGATTACTTCTATATTATTTACGGAAATAGATTTTGATACCGTTTGATATCCTATATAAGACACTACAATTTTGTAGGTTCCAGAGGGTAAATTTGATATTTTGTATACCCCTCTAGCATCTGTAATAGCACCTTTTTCTAATTGAGGAAAATAGATGGAGACTTGTTCTAAAGGCAGGTGGTTATTTACGTCTGTTATTGTTCCTGTAAGTATGTTTTGTGAATAGACAAAACTGCTTAACATTGCTATAAGCAGTGTGAAATATACTTTATTCATAACTAAATATTAATCTAAATGACACTTTATCTTTTAAGTACGGAGTATGAATGTAGTGGAGGTCCTCTAAGCGTAAAATGAAGTTGTTGAAATTCGCTTAAAAGAAAATAGAATTTTTCATTAAAAAAAATATGATTTACAGGCTCTAAAACTTGAAAACTATAAATTTCTGGTGTGAAATAAGTAGTGATATGGTATTTATGAAATTCACAATCAAATTCAGTTTCATGAATATGTCCTTTAGTTTTTTCTTGGCAAGTTTGTTCATTGTGCTCAAGTACGGCATGAGCTATTTTTGCAATATCAGGAATACCTAAAGCGGCGAGTAGTGAAATTGCAATACAGGAAAGTAGAACTTTGGATAATTTATTCCCCATGATTTGTCAAAGGTAGTAAAAGTGTGTCGCATTAAATTGTTAAGAAAAACACAAGCCTACTTAAATAGGAACCCTAACCCAAGGCGACTCAACATTTTTTTTTCAAAATTCCAGAAAAATTTAAATTGACCAAATAACCATCCAAAGACAACCAATAAAACTTGGTATATGGGAAAAATGATTAAAATGCGTACGGTCCAATAAAGAATTGAAAAGTACCAATCATCTGCAAAATTATCTCGGGTAAATCCAATATAATCTAGGAGTGGTCTTGCAATTTTTAATGCTGAAGATCCTGTAATTGAAAAAACGAGTAGAATCATGATGATTCCAAAGTTAGATTCTATCCCCCAGCGTTCTTTTAATTTTTTCATAGCATTTTTAAATCGCTTGCAAATATAAAATTATATACGGGGATAAAAAGAACCTAAGCGTTGATTATATTTTCTTTGGAAATAAATGAAGTAATTATAGAGCTTGTAGTTTACCTCATAGCCATAATCTGTGAAGGAATTATAGTCAATTCTCATTTCATAGAGATTTGGGTTAAACTGCTGTGGTTGCTGTACTCTTTGGTTCCATGCTAGCACCCAAACCGCATTTCTAGCCTCTAAATAATTTTGAGAATAATACCCTTCTGATCTTGCAATGCTTTGCAACCAAAAATTAAATCCAGGTTCAATAATGATTATTTCATATGCACTTTCTGCATCTGCAATCGTAATAGTATCTCCTTGAGTTTGCTTAAATGCTGCTTTTTCTTTTTCAGAAATGGCATTAATATTTTTGGTACTCGTACAGCCAAATGTTATTAGAGCGATGATTGTCAAGAGAATACTCAAATGTATTATATACTTTTTCATAGTCTTAAGATACAAAAAAAGCTGAATATTAAATATTCAGCTTTTTTTTTAATTGTATTTAAAGATGGTTACTTACCGAAAAGTCCTCCTAGAAGACCTCCGATACCACCTTTCTTACCGCTAGATCCCATAACCATTCCTGCAACGTCATCTAAGATGCTACCATCACCGTCCGCATCAAGCAAGGAAGTAATTAAGCTCTGATTTTCTTGTGGTTGACCGCCAAGCATACCGCCTAATAAAGCGTTCATACCACTGGCATCGTTAACATTGTTTTGAGAAGTTTGTTTCGATAAGAAACCCATTAAAATTGGAGCTGCTATTTTTAAAATATTACCAACAGATCCAGAATCAACACCGGCTTTCTGGCTTATAGCACTTTCAACACTTTCTTGTTTAGAACCTAAAAGGTGACCTAGAATTCCTGCACCATCCTTGGTTACAGCATCATCAACTCCACCACCAAATAAACCACCTAGGTTATCTAGTATGCTTCCATCATGTTTTCCGCCTTGTAATGCACTCATTAATCCTTGTGCACCTTCTGGTGTAGAAACATTCTTTTTCATAGCGCCCAACAGCAATGGCATAGCCATGCTGAGTACACTTGCAGTTTTTCCTTCTGATTCTCCAGTTTGACCTGCAACACCGCTAATTAATTGTTGACCCATTGGGCCACTTAATAAATCTAATAATCCTGACATTTTATAGTTTTGGTTTTTTATTTTCTCTAATTTACAAAAAAGAAGTAAATTCTTTCTAATTTGTTAAGAAAAAGGTTGTTATTTTAACAGTGCGCTAATTTTAGTTGCTAGTTCAACACCAATTCTGTCTTGAGCTTCCTTAGTAGCAGCACCGATATGTGGTGTTAACGAAATATCAGGGTGCATTAGTATTTTTATTTCGGGTTTTGGTTCAGATTCGTATACATCTAAGCCTGCAAAGGCAACTTTACGTGATTCCATCGCATCAATCAAAGCTACTTCATCTAAAGCTCCACCACGCGCGGTGTTGATGATACCAACACCATCTTTCATTAAGCTGAATTCATTCTTGCCAATTACATATGCTGTTTGCTTAGGCACGTGCAAGGTTATAAAATCTGCCGATTTTAAAACGTCTTCTTTACTATTGTTCTTTAAATTGAAAGTTATAGTTTGTTCGTCATAAAATTTTAAAGAAACAGAAGTTTCATCAATTTCAGAATCGTGGTAAAGTACTTTCATACCTACTCCCAGTGCTATCTTTGCAGTAGCTTGTCCTATTTTTCCGAAACCGATAATTCCTAAAGTTTTTCCTCGTAATTCAGACCCGCTTGAATAGTCCTTTTTAAGGTCTTTAAAACGACTATCGCCATCGAGAGGCATATTTCTGTTAGAGTCATATAAAAAGCGAACAGCACCGTATAAGTGAGCAAATACTAGTTCAGCAACAGACTCAGACGATGCTTCAGGAGTATTTATAACATGCACCCCTTTTTCTTTAGCATAAGCAACATCTATATTATCCATTCCAACACCACCACGGCCAACTAACTTTAAACTTGGGCATTGATCAATAATATCTTTTCTAACCTCTGTAGCACTGCGTACAAGTAGTGCTGCAATGTTATGCTTATTTATGTAATCTATAAGTTGATTCTGTGCAACGTTTACCGTTAAAACTTCAAAGCCATTTGATTTCAATGTATCAATTCCAGCTTGAGAAATTCCATCGTTTGCTAATATTCTCATGTTCAAATTTTATAATATTAAAAGATCAAATACCTCGATTTCGAAGTATTTAATCTTTTTATCTATGCTTTTCTTTCCATTTCACTCATTACATCTACCAATACGCCAACACTCTCTAATGTTAGTGCATTATACATAGATGCTCTATAGCCACCTATAGATCTGTGTCCATTAATTCCACTAACACCAGCTTCTTTCCATGCAGCGTCAAAAGCAGGTTTTAACTTTTCATCTGTAATACTGAAAGTTGCATTCATTGTAGATCTATCTTCTACATTTGCATATCCTTTAAATAAAGGATTTAAATCAATTTCAGAATATAATAATTGTGCTTTTTTGTTGTTTATCTCTTCGATTACAGAAACACCACCTATACCTTTTAACCATTCCAGTGTCAGCATAGAGACATAGATAGGGAATACTGCGGGAGTATTAAACATACTTTCTTTTGCAATACTTACTTGGTAATCTAATATCGAAGGAATCTTACGGGATACTTTTCCTAAAATATCTTCCTTGATTACGACTAATTCTGTTCCTGCAGGCCCCATATTTTTTTGAGCACCAGCATAAATTAAATCAAATTGAGAGAAATCTATTTGTTTAGAAAAAATATCAGAACTCATGTCACAAACCAAAGGAACATTTACTTTTGGAAATGTTTTCATTTGAGTTCCGTAAATGGTATTGTTAGAGGTCACGTGCAAGTAATCTAAATCATTAGGAACACCAAATATTTTTGGAATATGGTTATAGTTTTCATTTTTAGAAGAAGCTACCTCAACTACTTCTCCGAAAAATTTAGCTTCTTTAATGGCGTTATTCGCCCAAGTACCTGTATTTAAGTAGCCAGCTTTGGTTTCCAATAAGTTATATGCCACACGTACAAACTCCATACTAGCTCCTCCTTGTAAAAATAAAGCTTTATACCCTTTACCTTCTAAACCTAATAATTCTAGGGCAAGCGATCTAGCATTTTCCATGATATCCACAAACTCTTTACTTCTGTGAGACATCTCTATAAGAGACAATCCTGAACCATTATAGTCTTGAACTGCTTCAGAGGCTTTTAATAACACTTCTTGTGGTAATATACACGGTCCTGCGCTAAAATTATGCTTTTTCATTTGTGTTTTGTTTATTTTGATTTTTGGTCTTGATAGGACCTTGACTAATTATTTAATAAAAATTTTCTTGATAAGAAATTTAAGTTGGCAAAGGTTGTAAAATTTATGCGAATTAAAGCGAATAATCTAAAAATTCTAAGAGTTTCTTAATAAGAAGGCTATAGTATCAACATTATCTGCGTAGTCTGTTAATTTTGGACTTTGAGTGTTTCCAAATTTGATTTCAGAAGTAAAGAGGTTATGAGATACAATACATTGAATTTTTTCTTGATCCACCGTTAGTCTTTCTTTTAAGACTTCTAAATTTTCATATTCTTCATAAAATAGAGAAGCGATAGGAGAGGAATAGCTTTCGTCTTTCTTTAAGATTAAAAATCCGTTTTCTAAGAGTTTAAAATTACTCATTAGGTATACCGCTTTATTATAATCATAATTATTGGCATACTTCACTTGCTCAATAATAGGATGAAAATCATATAAAGATTCAAATAGTACATCGAAATTATAATCTTTAGGAACAAAAAGTTTCGAGACACTTCTGCAACCTAATCCGTAATAAAGAAAAATATCATCACCCAAAGCTTTCAATTGTTCTGGAGACTCCTTTCCTGTTAATAAGGCTACAGAATTTCTGTTTCTACGAATAATATGTGGCTTATCTTTAAAATAATGCTCAAAATAGCGCGCAGTATTATTACTTCCGGTGGCAATGACTGCATCAAAATCAGAAACTTTATTAGTTT
Coding sequences within:
- a CDS encoding SDR family NAD(P)-dependent oxidoreductase; its protein translation is MSKFEGKVAVVTGGSRDIGRAISIKLAKEGAKVVVNYNSSETGANETVAEIKSFGGEAIAVKADVSKLEDIKNLKAKTIEAFGENVHILVNNAGGLFARKTLQELDESFYDLLMNVNFKSTVFVTQAFEPLMSKGSAIVNLSSQAARDGGGGGSSLYASSKGAVTTFTRAMAKELGPKGIRVNALCPGLIGTKFHDDFTKDEIRVKVAAGTPLRREGSAAEVADLVAYLASDEASFISGNNMDINGGLAFS
- a CDS encoding LacI family DNA-binding transcriptional regulator; the protein is MANKKTTIKDIANALSISTAAVSKALHDDSRISTKTKEAVKKVAKELNYQPNHLASALRRGKSNLVGVVVPRTNSNFFSSVIQNIEEVLNKKGYNIIITQSNESYQKECRNIDTLLFTQVDGIIASMANETTNLDYYEKIKSKGIPLILFDRGENDLNVDYIGINDYDSSHMIIEHLTQQGCKRIAHIGGYRHTRIFNNRIRGYIDAIKKHKLPTDDALLIESSLTTEDGRLKMQQLLDLEDRPDAVYVASDYAALGALQVLQENNIDIPNDIALVGFGDEPFTGMVTPTLSSINQHSTEIGKLAAETFLKHVDAADLKQTLHKQILQAELIIRDSSKIK
- a CDS encoding sugar kinase, with protein sequence MKKVVTFGEIMLRLAPEGFLRFSQASSFDVVYGGGESNVAVSLANYGVPVDFVTRLPKNDIGECAMMEMRKRGVGVDKIVWGGDRLGIYFLETGAVSRGSKVVYDRAHSAISEIKPGMVDWKAAFKDVAWFHWTGITPAISQGAADACLEAVKIASEMGVTISTDLNYRAKLWTYCDDAHREKVMTELTSYCDVVLGNEEDAEKHFGIHPEGLDVHKNGHDVKAEAFLSVCKQMMEKFPRAKKVITTLRGSISASHNTWAGVLYDGTKMYETRQYQITDIVDRVGGGDSFMGGLIYGLLKYPEDDQNALDFAVAASCLKHTIKGDANLATVSEVEKLMGGDASGRVAR
- a CDS encoding 6-phosphofructokinase; the encoded protein is MASKSILIICGGGPAPGINAVISTVAKIFLKDGYRVLGLHEGFKGIFSDKPEIKEFDFAHADRIFSRGGSTLIMSRFKPSDEKINTELFIQNNVKLLVSIGGDDTASTANRITTYLSKENISIANIHVPKTIDNDLPLPDRNPTFGFHSAKDEGVRIGNTTYEDARTSQNWFVMSTMGRSAGHLAFGIATSCHFPMMVIPEMFNNTEITFDKVVRLIISSMIKRKIENINYGVALISEGVFHIMPDSELENCGINFTYDDHGHPELGNVSKSHIFNMLVQLKLKELGISIKSRPVELGYELRCCRPIGFDLTLCTLLGLGVKKLYDEGISGCIVTANSKGEVSPLYLKDLQDDEGKISPRLVDINSEFAKLCFQNLHYLSEDDFDKAKEYVAHPEEYYFNDILKEA
- a CDS encoding TonB-dependent receptor; protein product: MNKVYFTLLIAMLSSFVYSQNILTGTITDVNNHLPLEQVSIYFPQLEKGAITDARGVYKISNLPSGTYKIVVSYIGYQTVSKSISVNNIEVIYDLSLNESAIEMEEIIVSTPFHKLQSENVMKVEYANIADLKNKGSITLADGIARIAGVESVSTGIGIGKPVIRGLNANRVLVYTQGIRLENQQFGDEHGLGVNDAGIESVEVIKGPASLLYGSDAMGGVLYLNPEKFSLPNSTEGDVNLNYYTNTRGINTHAGIKTATEHFKFLLRGALTTHTDYKTGSNDRVTNSRFKEYDLKTGIGYQATNFKTEVRYNYNNSNLGIPEEIGNQSTDRSPIEPNQTIDNHILSSKSSLLFDTSSLDVTLGYTSNIRKEFEEGEDGAALHMNLNTFNYNVQYHTPKYGPLETIVGIQGLHQTNSNFGEELLVPDARTNDIGFFGTSHIHLNDFNDIQVGLRYDHRIIKGDANGISGEEGYIAALDRDFSSFNAALGYKVNFANNLVTRVNLATGFRAPNLAELTSNGVHEGTNRYEIGNANLKNEQNFQTDISLEYKNQHFEVFVNGFYNTINDYIFIAPNGDEIDGNQVFVYNQQDAYLYGGEAGIHIHPHPLDWLHLESSFQTVRGKLKDDDNLPLIPANSITNTLRGEFTKRSGWITSGYTFITLKSVFQQDNISLFETTTEGYNLLSIGLGGTVTIFNSPMDLRISGNNLLNKNYVSHLSRLKYDAIGNIGRNISIGISVPL
- a CDS encoding DUF6787 family protein, whose product is MKKLKERWGIESNFGIIMILLVFSITGSSALKIARPLLDYIGFTRDNFADDWYFSILYWTVRILIIFPIYQVLLVVFGWLFGQFKFFWNFEKKMLSRLGLGFLFK
- a CDS encoding DUF6146 family protein; the protein is MKKYIIHLSILLTIIALITFGCTSTKNINAISEKEKAAFKQTQGDTITIADAESAYEIIIIEPGFNFWLQSIARSEGYYSQNYLEARNAVWVLAWNQRVQQPQQFNPNLYEMRIDYNSFTDYGYEVNYKLYNYFIYFQRKYNQRLGSFYPRI
- a CDS encoding DUF937 domain-containing protein; its protein translation is MSGLLDLLSGPMGQQLISGVAGQTGESEGKTASVLSMAMPLLLGAMKKNVSTPEGAQGLMSALQGGKHDGSILDNLGGLFGGGVDDAVTKDGAGILGHLLGSKQESVESAISQKAGVDSGSVGNILKIAAPILMGFLSKQTSQNNVNDASGMNALLGGMLGGQPQENQSLITSLLDADGDGSILDDVAGMVMGSSGKKGGIGGLLGGLFGK
- a CDS encoding D-2-hydroxyacid dehydrogenase — encoded protein: MRILANDGISQAGIDTLKSNGFEVLTVNVAQNQLIDYINKHNIAALLVRSATEVRKDIIDQCPSLKLVGRGGVGMDNIDVAYAKEKGVHVINTPEASSESVAELVFAHLYGAVRFLYDSNRNMPLDGDSRFKDLKKDYSSGSELRGKTLGIIGFGKIGQATAKIALGVGMKVLYHDSEIDETSVSLKFYDEQTITFNLKNNSKEDVLKSADFITLHVPKQTAYVIGKNEFSLMKDGVGIINTARGGALDEVALIDAMESRKVAFAGLDVYESEPKPEIKILMHPDISLTPHIGAATKEAQDRIGVELATKISALLK
- the serC gene encoding 3-phosphoserine/phosphohydroxythreonine transaminase; the protein is MKKHNFSAGPCILPQEVLLKASEAVQDYNGSGLSLIEMSHRSKEFVDIMENARSLALELLGLEGKGYKALFLQGGASMEFVRVAYNLLETKAGYLNTGTWANNAIKEAKFFGEVVEVASSKNENYNHIPKIFGVPNDLDYLHVTSNNTIYGTQMKTFPKVNVPLVCDMSSDIFSKQIDFSQFDLIYAGAQKNMGPAGTELVVIKEDILGKVSRKIPSILDYQVSIAKESMFNTPAVFPIYVSMLTLEWLKGIGGVSVIEEINNKKAQLLYSEIDLNPLFKGYANVEDRSTMNATFSITDEKLKPAFDAAWKEAGVSGINGHRSIGGYRASMYNALTLESVGVLVDVMSEMERKA